From the genome of Streptomyces sp. V1I1, one region includes:
- a CDS encoding ABC transporter permease/substrate binding protein, which produces MPRLHLGDWVDGGVDWLQSHLSWLFDAISSLVTGMYDGIDAVLSGPEPLLFAGILAVVAWWLRGLSAGVLAFAGFALIDSIELWDDAMATLSLVLVATIVTLVIAIPLGVWASRSNTVSQITRPVLDFMQTMPAMVYLIPGVIFFGVGVVPGIIATIVFSLPPGVRMTELGIRQVDNELVEAAEAFGTTPRNTLLRVQLPLALPTIMAGINQVIMLGLSMVVIAGMVGGGGLGAAVYRAIGNVDVGLGFEAGISIVILAMYLDRMTGALGRQVSPLGRRALAKAKSLTGGRKIWNHRPQPALAVVGVVVLALVAGGMGMFGKAKSAGASDASNVGQGKKVSIGYIPWDEGIASTFLWKEMLERRGYEVETKQLEAGALYTGLAGGQVDFETDSWLPVTHAQYWKKYQSKLEDVGSWYGPTSLELSVPSYMKGIDSLEDLKGKSGQFKGRVIGIEPSAGMMGILKDKVLKDYGLEGEYKVVDGSTPGMLAELKRAYDKKEPIVTTLWSPHWAYSSYDLKKLKDPKGSWGKGDGVHTLARKGFSAENPQVGKWLKNFKMTEKQLTDLEARIQTTGKGKEQDAVRAWLKEYPGLADKWTPLARVQQ; this is translated from the coding sequence GTGCCTAGGCTCCATCTCGGCGACTGGGTCGACGGCGGCGTCGACTGGCTCCAGTCCCATCTCTCCTGGCTGTTCGACGCCATCAGCTCGCTCGTCACCGGCATGTACGACGGCATCGACGCCGTACTGTCCGGCCCCGAGCCGCTGCTCTTCGCGGGCATACTCGCCGTCGTCGCCTGGTGGCTGCGCGGCCTGTCCGCGGGGGTCCTCGCCTTCGCCGGTTTCGCGCTCATCGACTCCATCGAGCTGTGGGACGACGCGATGGCGACCCTCTCGCTGGTGCTCGTCGCCACCATCGTCACGCTGGTGATCGCGATCCCGCTCGGCGTCTGGGCCTCCCGCTCCAACACGGTCAGCCAGATCACCCGGCCGGTGCTCGACTTCATGCAGACCATGCCGGCGATGGTCTATCTGATCCCCGGCGTCATCTTCTTCGGCGTCGGCGTGGTCCCCGGCATCATCGCGACGATCGTCTTCTCCCTGCCGCCCGGCGTACGGATGACCGAGCTCGGCATCCGCCAGGTCGACAACGAGCTCGTCGAGGCCGCCGAGGCCTTCGGCACGACTCCGCGCAACACCCTGCTGCGCGTCCAGCTCCCGCTCGCCCTGCCCACGATCATGGCCGGCATCAACCAGGTGATCATGCTCGGCCTGTCCATGGTGGTCATCGCCGGCATGGTCGGCGGCGGCGGCCTCGGCGCCGCCGTCTACCGGGCCATCGGCAATGTCGACGTCGGTCTCGGCTTCGAGGCCGGAATCTCCATCGTCATCCTCGCCATGTACCTGGACCGGATGACCGGCGCGCTGGGCCGCCAGGTCTCGCCGCTCGGCCGCCGCGCCCTCGCCAAGGCGAAGTCCCTGACCGGCGGGCGGAAGATCTGGAACCACCGTCCGCAGCCTGCCCTCGCCGTCGTGGGCGTCGTCGTCCTCGCGCTCGTCGCGGGCGGCATGGGCATGTTCGGCAAAGCCAAGTCCGCAGGCGCCTCGGACGCCTCGAACGTCGGCCAGGGCAAGAAGGTCTCCATCGGCTACATCCCCTGGGACGAGGGCATCGCCTCCACCTTCCTCTGGAAGGAAATGCTGGAGCGGCGCGGCTACGAGGTCGAGACCAAGCAGCTGGAGGCCGGAGCGCTCTACACCGGTCTGGCCGGCGGCCAGGTCGACTTCGAGACCGACTCCTGGCTGCCCGTCACCCACGCCCAGTACTGGAAGAAGTACCAGAGCAAACTGGAAGACGTGGGCTCCTGGTACGGCCCCACCTCGCTGGAGCTCTCCGTCCCCTCGTACATGAAGGGCATCGACTCCCTGGAGGACCTCAAGGGCAAGTCGGGCCAGTTCAAGGGCCGGGTCATCGGCATCGAGCCGAGCGCCGGAATGATGGGCATCCTCAAGGACAAGGTCCTGAAGGACTACGGCCTGGAGGGTGAGTACAAGGTCGTCGACGGCTCGACGCCCGGCATGCTGGCCGAGCTGAAGCGTGCGTACGACAAGAAGGAGCCCATCGTCACCACGCTGTGGTCGCCGCACTGGGCGTACAGCAGCTACGACCTGAAGAAGCTCAAGGACCCCAAGGGTTCCTGGGGCAAGGGCGACGGCGTGCACACCCTGGCCCGCAAGGGCTTCTCCGCCGAGAACCCGCAGGTCGGCAAGTGGCTCAAGAACTTCAAGATGACCGAGAAGCAGCTCACGGACCTTGAAGCCAGGATCCAGACGACGGGCAAGGGCAAGGAGCAGGACGCGGTCCGCGCCTGGCTCAAGGAGTACCCGGGCCTCGCCGACAAGTGGACTCCCCTCGCCAGAGTTCAGCAGTGA
- a CDS encoding LysR family transcriptional regulator produces MTDEDEQRVPLAHRVPDLGALELLLAVARHGSLGRAARELGITQPAASSRIRSMERQLGVALVDRSPRGSRLTDAGALVTDWALRVVEAAEAFDAGAQALRGRRDSRLRVAASMTIAEYLLPGWLIALRAGRPGTAVSLLAGNSAAVAQRLLAGEADLGFVEGLSVPDGLDGAVIGHDRLLVVVAPSHPWARRRAPLTPAELAAAPLILRERGSGTRQVLDSALSACGGLAEPLLELASTTAVKAAAVSGAGPAVLSELAIAEELTARRLTSIPLASVDLRRALRAVWPTSHRPTGPARDLLTLTRGRPTSG; encoded by the coding sequence ATGACCGACGAGGATGAACAGCGGGTGCCGTTGGCGCACCGGGTACCGGACCTGGGCGCGCTCGAACTGCTGCTGGCCGTCGCGCGGCACGGCAGCCTGGGGCGGGCGGCGCGCGAGCTCGGCATTACCCAGCCGGCCGCGAGCAGCCGGATCCGCTCGATGGAGCGCCAGCTGGGGGTTGCGCTGGTCGACCGCTCCCCGCGCGGGTCCCGGCTGACGGACGCGGGGGCGCTGGTCACGGACTGGGCGCTGCGGGTCGTGGAGGCGGCGGAGGCGTTCGACGCGGGGGCGCAGGCGCTGCGAGGACGGCGCGATTCGCGGCTGCGAGTGGCGGCTTCGATGACCATCGCGGAGTACCTGCTGCCGGGGTGGCTGATCGCGCTCAGGGCCGGGCGCCCCGGCACGGCGGTCTCGCTGCTGGCCGGGAACTCCGCGGCGGTGGCTCAGCGCCTGCTCGCGGGCGAGGCGGACCTGGGCTTCGTGGAGGGCCTGTCCGTGCCGGACGGCCTCGACGGAGCGGTCATCGGCCACGACCGCCTTCTGGTGGTCGTGGCCCCGAGCCACCCATGGGCTCGCCGCCGCGCCCCGCTGACCCCGGCGGAGCTGGCCGCCGCGCCGCTGATCCTGCGCGAACGGGGCTCGGGCACCCGCCAGGTCCTCGACTCGGCCCTGTCCGCCTGCGGCGGCCTGGCCGAACCGCTGCTCGAACTCGCCTCGACGACGGCGGTCAAGGCAGCGGCGGTGAGCGGTGCGGGCCCGGCGGTCCTGAGCGAACTGGCGATCGCGGAGGAACTGACGGCGCGGCGCCTGACGAGCATCCCGCTGGCCTCGGTCGACCTCCGGCGCGCTCTCCGGGCGGTCTGGCCGACGTCACACCGGCCGACGGGTCCGGCGAGGGATCTGCTCACGCTGACGAGGGGACGCCCGACGTCCGGCTGA
- a CDS encoding TDT family transporter, with the protein MVTAVQPHPRRRTAASTLTTVRLPALRHLGPNWYATVMGTAIVANAGAALPLGIPGLRTACTAVWTLSAALLAVVLAARAAHWAYHRDQARAHLLDPAVAPFYGCLSMALLAVGIGTLTMGQDVIGEPAAVATATALFCAGTLTGLAAAVVVPYLMVVCHKVAPGTASPVWLLPVVAPMVSASFGPLLVPHLPAGQWRETMLLASYAMFGVSLLASLLILPMVFARLVHHGPLPLALTPTLFLVLGPLGQSTTAVGKLADVAPGAIQAPYAEGLAAFAVIYGIPVMGFALMWLALAGAMVVRAARDGMPFALTWWAFTFPVGTCVTGAEGLARNTGLVAIEWLAVGLYAFLVAAWAVTGVRTLRGLFGGALLAAPVKTGSTGVGAHRCRCAPTS; encoded by the coding sequence ATGGTCACCGCCGTGCAGCCCCACCCCCGCCGCCGCACTGCCGCGTCCACCCTCACCACCGTACGGCTGCCCGCCCTCCGCCACCTCGGCCCCAACTGGTACGCGACCGTCATGGGCACCGCCATCGTCGCGAACGCCGGCGCCGCCCTGCCCCTCGGCATCCCCGGCCTGCGGACGGCCTGCACCGCGGTGTGGACGCTCTCCGCCGCGCTACTGGCCGTCGTCCTGGCCGCCCGCGCCGCGCACTGGGCTTACCACCGCGACCAGGCCCGCGCCCACCTCCTCGACCCGGCGGTCGCGCCCTTCTACGGCTGCCTGTCGATGGCGCTGCTGGCCGTCGGTATCGGCACCCTGACCATGGGCCAGGACGTGATCGGCGAACCCGCTGCCGTGGCGACGGCGACCGCGCTCTTCTGCGCGGGCACCCTCACAGGGCTCGCCGCCGCCGTAGTCGTCCCGTATCTGATGGTCGTATGCCACAAGGTCGCACCCGGCACTGCCTCACCCGTGTGGCTGCTGCCCGTCGTCGCCCCGATGGTCTCCGCGTCCTTCGGCCCTCTCCTGGTCCCGCATCTGCCGGCCGGGCAGTGGCGGGAGACGATGCTGCTGGCGAGCTATGCGATGTTCGGGGTCAGCCTGCTGGCCTCGCTGCTCATCCTGCCGATGGTCTTCGCCCGGCTGGTCCACCACGGCCCGCTGCCCCTCGCGCTCACCCCCACCCTCTTCCTGGTGCTCGGCCCGCTCGGCCAGTCGACCACCGCGGTCGGCAAGCTGGCGGATGTGGCCCCGGGCGCGATCCAGGCTCCGTATGCCGAAGGGCTCGCCGCCTTCGCCGTGATCTACGGCATCCCCGTGATGGGCTTCGCACTGATGTGGCTGGCGCTTGCCGGTGCGATGGTCGTGCGGGCCGCGCGCGACGGCATGCCGTTCGCGCTGACCTGGTGGGCCTTCACTTTCCCGGTCGGCACCTGCGTGACCGGCGCGGAGGGCCTTGCGCGCAACACCGGCCTGGTGGCCATCGAATGGCTCGCGGTCGGCCTGTACGCCTTCCTCGTCGCCGCATGGGCGGTGACCGGCGTCCGTACGCTGCGCGGCCTGTTCGGCGGAGCGCTGCTCGCAGCGCCTGTGAAGACCGGCTCGACGGGTGTGGGCGCGCACCGATGCCGGTGCGCGCCCACATCATGA
- a CDS encoding helix-turn-helix domain-containing protein, whose translation MDAMGPKDPKETEPLRVGAAVRRRRRALDLTLAAVAARSGLSVPFLSQVENERARPSMRSLQRVADALETTPGRLLAASDAARTVNVVRAAAEGARPPGTRPRRLVRGHHQLQALEFTGEHDPGREFQHRNDELMYVADGAAEVEAEGRAYRLARGDTLFLSGGVRHRWRATAPDTRILVVSVADHIDDAGPEPRR comes from the coding sequence ATGGATGCGATGGGCCCGAAGGACCCGAAGGAGACCGAACCCCTTCGGGTGGGCGCTGCTGTGCGCAGGCGCCGCCGTGCCCTGGACCTCACGCTCGCCGCGGTCGCGGCGCGCAGCGGCCTCTCCGTGCCCTTCCTCAGCCAGGTCGAGAACGAGCGGGCCCGCCCCAGCATGCGCTCCCTCCAGCGGGTCGCGGACGCCCTGGAGACCACGCCCGGCCGGCTGCTCGCCGCGTCCGACGCAGCGCGCACCGTCAATGTCGTACGCGCGGCAGCAGAAGGGGCACGGCCGCCGGGCACGAGGCCCCGTCGGCTCGTGCGGGGGCACCATCAACTGCAAGCCCTGGAATTCACCGGGGAGCATGATCCAGGACGCGAATTCCAGCACCGCAACGACGAGCTGATGTACGTCGCCGACGGCGCCGCGGAGGTCGAGGCGGAGGGCCGCGCCTACCGGCTGGCGCGCGGCGACACCCTCTTCCTCTCCGGTGGCGTACGGCACCGGTGGCGCGCCACCGCCCCCGACACCCGGATCCTCGTCGTCTCGGTCGCCGACCACATCGACGACGCGGGCCCCGAGCCCCGGCGCTGA
- a CDS encoding S8 family serine peptidase, with protein MPKLFGIALLALVLAAASPTPAMAKAPAQSDQIPGGYIVTLKDTAAPEGVDMNEAVDAAVEQASTLGARVQHVYRYALHGYSASMSPSVAAKLADDPRVSSVEPDRVVHATAQSTPTGVDRVEADQSPTAAIDGVDTQVNADVAVIDTGIAPNHPDLNVYRAGGKSCWLSLLPPSDFHGHGTHVAGTIGALDNGTGVVGTAPGVRLWPVQVLSPLGSGSTSNVICGIDHVTEHADEIEVANMSLGASGTDDGNCGKTNKDAMHQAICNSVAAGVTYAVAAGNDHSDAKNMIPAAYDEVITVSALADFNGKPGGLAQPTCRIDVDDTFANFSNYGSDIDLIAPGVCIRSTSNTGGYTTMSGTSMAAPHVAGGAALYLANNPAASPQTVKAALQAAGSFDRTWPSQDGDGTKEPLLKLTNF; from the coding sequence ATGCCCAAACTTTTCGGTATCGCCCTCCTTGCGCTCGTGCTTGCGGCCGCATCACCGACCCCCGCGATGGCCAAGGCGCCCGCACAGTCCGACCAGATCCCCGGCGGGTACATCGTGACCCTCAAGGACACAGCCGCCCCCGAGGGTGTCGATATGAACGAGGCTGTGGACGCGGCTGTCGAGCAGGCATCCACCCTGGGTGCCAGGGTGCAGCACGTGTACCGCTACGCCCTTCACGGCTACTCGGCGTCCATGAGCCCCAGCGTCGCAGCCAAGCTCGCCGACGACCCCCGGGTGAGTTCGGTGGAGCCCGACCGGGTGGTGCATGCCACCGCCCAGTCGACCCCGACCGGCGTGGACCGGGTGGAGGCCGACCAGAGCCCCACCGCGGCCATCGACGGTGTGGACACCCAGGTGAACGCCGACGTCGCAGTCATCGACACCGGGATCGCCCCGAACCACCCCGACCTGAACGTGTACCGGGCCGGCGGCAAGAGCTGCTGGCTGTCCTTGCTGCCCCCCTCCGACTTCCACGGCCATGGCACGCATGTCGCCGGAACCATCGGCGCCCTGGACAACGGCACCGGCGTGGTCGGTACGGCACCGGGCGTCCGGCTCTGGCCGGTGCAGGTGCTCAGCCCCCTCGGCAGCGGCAGCACCTCGAACGTCATCTGCGGCATCGACCACGTCACCGAGCACGCCGACGAGATCGAGGTTGCCAATATGAGCCTGGGCGCATCGGGCACCGACGACGGCAACTGCGGCAAGACCAACAAGGACGCCATGCACCAGGCGATCTGCAATTCCGTCGCCGCCGGCGTCACGTACGCGGTGGCGGCCGGCAACGACCACTCAGACGCCAAGAACATGATCCCCGCCGCATACGACGAAGTGATCACCGTCAGCGCCCTCGCCGACTTCAACGGCAAACCGGGGGGTCTTGCCCAGCCGACGTGCCGCATCGACGTGGACGACACCTTCGCCAACTTCTCCAACTACGGCTCCGACATCGACCTGATCGCGCCGGGCGTGTGCATCCGCTCCACCTCCAACACCGGCGGCTACACGACGATGTCCGGCACATCGATGGCCGCGCCCCACGTCGCGGGTGGCGCAGCCCTGTACCTGGCCAACAACCCCGCCGCATCGCCCCAGACCGTCAAGGCGGCTCTGCAGGCTGCCGGAAGCTTCGACCGGACCTGGCCCTCCCAGGACGGCGACGGCACCAAGGAGCCCCTGCTCAAACTCACGAACTTCTGA
- a CDS encoding gamma-glutamyl-gamma-aminobutyrate hydrolase family protein has protein sequence MSKPLIGVTTYLEPAAWGVWEMPAALLPAGYPRLIQAAGGLAALLPPDDPAQAEPVVSRLDGLVIAGGADVEPVRYGAEPDERTGPPARDRDAWELSLIRAALASGTPLLGICRGLQLLNVALGGTLVQHLDGHVGGVGVFGAHTVKPVPGTRYAEIVPEESSVPTYHHQSVDRLADTLVASAHAEDGTLEAVELSGAGWALGVQWHPEAGDDMRVMSALVAAARP, from the coding sequence GTGTCCAAGCCGCTCATCGGCGTCACCACGTACCTGGAGCCGGCCGCGTGGGGCGTGTGGGAGATGCCCGCGGCGCTGCTGCCGGCCGGATACCCCCGCCTGATCCAGGCGGCCGGCGGCCTCGCGGCACTCCTCCCGCCCGACGACCCGGCGCAGGCCGAGCCGGTCGTGTCCCGGCTGGACGGCCTGGTGATCGCGGGCGGAGCGGATGTCGAGCCCGTACGGTACGGAGCCGAGCCCGACGAGCGTACGGGCCCGCCGGCGCGGGACCGGGACGCGTGGGAACTCTCCCTGATCCGGGCGGCGTTGGCGTCCGGGACGCCGCTGCTGGGGATCTGCCGGGGCCTGCAACTGCTGAACGTGGCGCTCGGCGGGACGCTGGTCCAGCACCTGGACGGGCACGTCGGGGGTGTGGGCGTTTTCGGCGCCCACACCGTCAAGCCGGTCCCGGGGACGCGGTACGCGGAGATCGTCCCGGAGGAGTCGTCGGTGCCCACGTACCACCACCAGTCGGTGGATCGCCTGGCCGACACCCTCGTGGCGAGCGCGCATGCGGAGGACGGCACGTTGGAGGCGGTGGAGCTGTCGGGGGCGGGGTGGGCGCTGGGGGTCCAGTGGCATCCGGAGGCGGGGGACGACATGCGGGTGATGTCGGCGCTGGTCGCCGCGGCGAGGCCGTGA
- a CDS encoding helical backbone metal receptor gives MRVVSLVPSLTEAVAVSAPGRLVGATDWCSHPAELAVVRIGGTKNPDVAAVIGLRPDLVIANEEENRAPDLAALRAAGIEVLETEIRDLEQAFRELERVLAAVCGQARPRWLDEARQAWSAIAPVGEWRAVVPVWRRPWMVLGRDTFAGDLLARLGVRNVYAGHAERYPRIPVDELRDSGAQLAVLPDEPYRFAADDGPEAFPAMQAALVSGRHLTWYGPSLAQAPSVLGAALRRATRQLG, from the coding sequence GTGCGCGTCGTGTCGCTGGTGCCCTCGCTGACCGAGGCCGTGGCCGTCAGCGCGCCCGGACGGCTGGTCGGGGCCACCGACTGGTGCAGCCACCCCGCCGAGCTCGCTGTCGTACGGATCGGGGGCACCAAGAACCCGGACGTGGCGGCGGTGATCGGGCTACGGCCCGATCTGGTGATCGCGAACGAGGAGGAGAACCGCGCGCCCGATCTGGCCGCGCTGCGGGCTGCGGGCATAGAGGTGCTGGAGACGGAGATACGCGACCTGGAGCAGGCGTTCCGCGAGCTGGAGCGGGTGCTGGCAGCCGTCTGCGGGCAGGCCCGGCCGCGCTGGCTGGACGAGGCGCGGCAGGCGTGGTCCGCGATCGCGCCGGTGGGCGAGTGGCGGGCGGTCGTGCCGGTCTGGCGGCGGCCGTGGATGGTGCTCGGCCGCGACACCTTCGCCGGTGATCTGCTGGCCAGGCTCGGCGTTCGGAACGTGTACGCGGGGCACGCCGAGCGCTATCCACGCATCCCGGTGGACGAACTGCGGGACAGCGGCGCCCAGCTGGCGGTCCTGCCCGACGAGCCGTACCGCTTCGCGGCGGACGACGGGCCCGAGGCCTTTCCGGCGATGCAGGCCGCGCTGGTCAGTGGCCGGCATCTGACCTGGTACGGGCCGTCGCTGGCCCAGGCGCCTTCGGTGCTCGGCGCGGCGCTGCGACGAGCAACCCGGCAGCTGGGCTGA
- the eat gene encoding ethanolamine permease, whose amino-acid sequence MAEGTTTRDQSPADDVYLNRRTLRRGSAGWLLLTGLGVAYVVSGDFSGWNIGLSKGGFGGLAIATLLMGAMYACLVFALAELSAILPTAGGGYGFARRALGTWGGFLTGTAILIEYILAPAAIAIFIGDYVESLGLFGLESGWPVYLACFAIFIGIHLWGVGEALRFSLVVTAIAVAALLIFAVGAFTDFSAGGLDDIPVDKDAFGSGSWLPFGLLGIWAAFPFGMWFFLGVEGVPLAAEEAKDPVRSMPRALAISMGVLVLLAVLTFFAATGAQGSAAIQEAGNPLVVALQGSGDPTPLSRFVNYAGLAGLVASFFSLIYAGSRQLFALSRAGYLPRFLSLTSRRKSPYLGLLIPGAIGFALAAGTGNGARMLNIAVFGATISYALMALSHIVLRRREPELPRPYRTPGGTLTSSVAFILALSALVATFLVDRDAAFIALGVYAVALAYFAIYSRHHLVARAPEEEFAALAAAEAELERD is encoded by the coding sequence ATGGCCGAAGGCACCACCACACGCGACCAGTCCCCCGCCGACGACGTCTATCTGAACCGCCGCACCCTGCGCAGGGGCAGCGCCGGCTGGCTGCTCCTCACGGGGCTCGGCGTCGCCTATGTCGTCTCCGGCGACTTCTCCGGCTGGAACATCGGCCTGTCCAAGGGCGGCTTCGGCGGACTCGCGATCGCCACCCTGCTGATGGGCGCGATGTACGCCTGTCTCGTCTTCGCACTCGCCGAGCTGTCGGCGATCCTGCCGACGGCGGGCGGCGGCTACGGCTTCGCCCGTCGCGCGCTCGGCACCTGGGGCGGGTTCCTGACCGGCACCGCGATCCTCATCGAGTACATACTCGCGCCCGCGGCGATCGCCATCTTCATCGGCGACTACGTCGAATCGCTCGGCCTGTTCGGCCTGGAGTCCGGCTGGCCGGTCTATCTCGCCTGCTTCGCGATCTTCATCGGCATCCATCTGTGGGGCGTCGGCGAGGCGCTGCGCTTCAGCCTGGTGGTGACGGCGATCGCGGTCGCGGCGCTGCTGATCTTCGCGGTCGGCGCGTTCACGGACTTCAGCGCGGGCGGTCTGGACGACATCCCCGTCGACAAGGACGCGTTCGGCTCGGGCTCCTGGCTGCCGTTCGGCCTGCTCGGCATCTGGGCGGCGTTCCCCTTCGGCATGTGGTTCTTCCTCGGTGTCGAGGGCGTGCCGCTGGCGGCGGAGGAGGCGAAGGACCCGGTGCGCTCGATGCCGCGGGCGCTCGCCATCTCAATGGGGGTTCTGGTGCTGCTGGCCGTGCTGACGTTCTTCGCCGCGACGGGCGCGCAGGGCTCCGCCGCGATCCAGGAGGCCGGAAATCCGCTGGTGGTGGCGTTGCAGGGGAGCGGCGATCCGACGCCGCTGAGCCGCTTCGTCAACTACGCGGGCCTGGCGGGCCTGGTTGCGTCCTTCTTCTCGCTCATCTACGCGGGCTCGCGCCAGCTCTTCGCGCTCTCCCGGGCTGGCTATCTCCCGCGCTTCCTCTCCCTCACCAGCCGGCGCAAGTCGCCGTACCTCGGGCTGCTGATCCCCGGGGCGATCGGCTTCGCGCTGGCGGCGGGGACGGGCAACGGCGCGCGGATGCTGAACATCGCGGTCTTCGGCGCGACGATCAGTTACGCGCTGATGGCCCTGTCGCACATCGTGCTGCGCCGCCGCGAGCCGGAGCTCCCGCGCCCGTACCGCACGCCCGGCGGCACACTCACCTCGTCCGTCGCCTTCATCCTTGCGCTGTCCGCGCTGGTGGCGACGTTCCTGGTGGACAGGGACGCGGCCTTCATCGCGCTGGGCGTCTACGCCGTCGCACTCGCCTACTTCGCGATCTACAGTCGCCATCATCTGGTGGCGCGGGCTCCGGAGGAGGAGTTCGCGGCGCTGGCGGCGGCCGAGGCCGAACTCGAACGGGACTGA